The sequence GCAGGCGTTCCGGTGGATCCAGAAGGCGTCGATGGATCGCAGGTTGAGCATGCGCCAGGTGGCGCAGGTCGTGCTGGACGGGACGCCTGGTCCCGCTGAGGCCGAGGAGGCCTGAGGGGGGCGCCCGCCGCGTTCCGCCGCGCCGTACGGTGCCCGGTCTGCTTCTTGACAAGCCCGCGTATTACCTTGAGTCAAGGGGGATGCGTGGGCTTTCGCGTACTCGGAGTGATCATCGAGAGAGCGCTAGGTTGCCAATGACCATGGGTTTTGCCGTGGTAGCCGAAAAGAATCGGTGTTGTAACGAAACGATAACGGGAGGCTCTCCTGTATCGACCCGTAACATCCGCTGGCTGTACTAACCGACACAACCCCCTGGCCACTCCGCCAGGGGAGGGCATCTGTGAACCCGGTCCTGAAGCGGGACTGGCGAAAGGAAGGCAACCTTGCGGCCTAAGACTGCTCGCCTCGGTGGAGTGCTCGCTGCCGGTGTGGCGCTCACCCTCGGTCTCGCTGCCTGTGGTGACGGCGGCACGGAGGCCAAGCCGGCGGACGGCGGCTCCAGCGCTGCCGCTTCCGGCACCGTCAAGATCGGCTTCATGGGCGACCTGACCGGCCCCAACGCCGGCATCGTCATCCCGCCGAGGAATGGTGCGAAGCTCGTCATCGACGAGTACAACAAGACCAACCCGGCCGTGAAGGTCGAGCTGGTGGAATACGACAGCCAGGGCGACCCCTCCAAGGCCGTCGCGCTGGCCCAGCAGGCCATCAAGACCGACAAGGTCGCCAGCATGATCGGCCCGGCGTTCTCGGGTGAGTCGGCCCAGGTGGGCCCGGTGCTCGAGGAGGCGGCGATCCCCAGCATCACCGCCTCGGCGACCAACACCAAGCTCGCCGAGAACGGCTGGAAGTTCTGGCACCGCATTCTGCCGAACGACAGCGTCCAGGGTCCCGGCATCGCGGACTTCATCGCGGGCGCCGCCGCCGCGAAGAACGTCTTCGTGATCGACGACAAGTCGGAGTACGGCAAGCCCCTGGCCGACGCGGTCCGCACCCAGCTCACCAGCAAGGGCGCCAAGGTCACCGACGACTCGCTCGACCCGGCGGAGAGCGACTTCTCCTCGGTGGTCAACAAGGTCGCCGCGGCCAAGCCGGACGCGATCTTCTTCGGTGGTTACTACGCCGCGGCCGGCAACCTGCTCAAGCAGCTCCGCGACAAGGGTGTGAAGGACGCGAAGTTCTTCTCCGGTGACGGCTCGCTGGACAGGGGCCTGATCGACGGCGCGGGTGCTCCGAACGCCGAGGGCGCCCTCGTCGGCTGCCCGTGCTACATCGCCACGCCGGACGTCACCGACGCCAAGGTGAAGGGCTTCGCCGACGCCTACAAGGCCGCCTTCAGCGCCGACCCGTCGATCTACGCGGCCGAGGGCTACGACGCGGCGACGGTCTTCATCGAGGCCATCAAGGCCGGCAACACCACCCCCGACAAGATCAACACCTTCATCGGGACCGTTGACCTGGCCGGTGTCTCCAAGCAGGTGAAGTTCGGCCCCAACGGCGAGGTCGAGGCCAAGGACATTTACATGTACCAGGTCAAGGACGGCGCCATCACGCTGCTCGGCAAGGCCGCCGAGGCCAAGCTGGGCTAGCCGACACCTTGAGAACAGTAGGTAGTTGACGCGCGGGAGCGGGAACGCCGCGATGGGTTCCCGCTCCTCGTGTTCTTCCAGAGAGTCCACGAGGCCCTGCTGGAAGCGGTGTGCTACCGGCAGTGCAGGCGACCCCCGCTAGAAGTGGTAACCCCTAGTGCTCAATGACTTCGTCAATCAGTTCTGGCCGGCCACGATCGACGGCTTGGCCTTCGGATCGATCTACGCCCTGATCGCGCTCGGTTACACCATGGTGTACGGCGTGCTGCGGCTGATCAACTTTGCGCACTCCGAAGTGTTCATGATCGGAACCTTCGGGGCGATGTTCGTCCCCTTCGTGCTCGGCATCAACTCGGCGCTCACGGGTCTCGCCCTGGTGGGCGTGATCATCGCGATGATCCTGGCCGGCATGCTGGCCTCCGCGGGCACCGCGATCGCCCTGGAGCAGATCGCCTACCGGCCGCTGCGCAAGCGCGGGGCCTCCCGGCTCGCGGCTCTGATCTCCGCGATCGGCGCCTCGATCTTCCTGCAGGAGCTGTTCGCCCTGCTGGTGATCCCGGAGGTTTTCAACCGTCCGCAGCAGGGCCGTATCCAGATGGGCCTGCCCCGGCTGATGGAGCGGACCGAGCTTTTCTCGATCTTCGGTCATTCGGTCCGCGTCGACCAGGTGCTGGTGATCGTGGCGGCGATCGGCATGATGATCGCGCTCGACGCGCTCGTGAACCGCACGAAGATCGGCCGTGGTATCCGCGCCACCGCGCAGAACCCCGAGGCGGCGGTTCTGATGGGTGTCGACATCAACAAGATTGTCCGGATGACGTTCCTCATCGGTGGCGGTATGGCCGGAGTGGCCGGTGCGCTCTACCTGATCTCGTATGAGAACACGAACTACTACATCGGATTCCTCTTCGGTATCAAGGCGTTCACCGCGGCGGTCCTGGGCGGCATCGGCAACCTGCGGGGTGCGCTGGTCGGCGGGGTCGTGCTCGGCCTGGTGGAGAACTACGGAGCCATCTTCTTCGGCTCCGACTGGAAGCACGTGATCTCCTTCACCATCCTCGTCTTGGTCCTGATGTTCCGCCCCACCGGAATTCTCGGTGAATCACTCCAGCAGGCGCGCGCATGAACCAGAAGAATTCCCTGGCAGGCATCCGTCACCGGCTCGGTCAGTACGGCGACACCATGCACGTCCGCTGGCTGAACACGCCCGGCTGGCAGCGATGGATCCTCTACGTGGCTCTGATCGTCGGAGCCCTGCTGCTGCCGTCGGAGAGCATCGGCGGCTTCATGTCGCCCTACACCGACTGGGCGAGCATCCTGTTCTTCCCGATCGGCACCTATGTGATCCTGGCCATCGGCCTGAACGTGGTAGTCGGACAGGCGGGCCTGCTGGACCTCGGCTTCGTCGCCTTCTACGCCGTGGGCGGTTACGCGATGGCGTTGATCGGCACCAGGCTCGGCTGGAACTTCTGGCTGATCCTGGTGGTGGGCATCGGGATCTGCGCCCTGTCGGGCATCACTCTGGGCGGGCCGACGCTGCGGTTGCGCGGCGACTATCTGGCGATCGTCACGCTGGGCTTCGGTGAGATCATTCGTATCACCGCCCGCAACACCGACGCGATCGGCGGCCCCAACGGCATCCGCGGCATCCCGCACCCCCCGAGCATCGACGAGCTGACCATCTTCGGCGTCGACGTCTACGAGCTCCTCGGGGTGAAGATCTTCAAGTACGGCGTGCTGGACCCGCGGCCCTACTACTACCTGCTGGTCGCGCTGGCCGTCGTCGCGATCATCCTGGTCAAGCGCTGGGAGAAGAGCCGGGTCGGGCGCGCGTGGGCGGCGATCCGCGAGGACGAGGACGCGGCCGAGGTCATGGGCGTGCCGACGTTCCGGTTCAAGATGCTGGCGTTCGCCATCGGCGCCTCGATCGGCGGCGCGATGGGCGTGCTGTGGGCCTCCAAGGTCATCTCGCTCAACCCGAACGACTTCCAGTTCCTGCTGTCGGCGACGATCCTGGCCGCGGTGGTCATGGGTGGCGCGGGCAACCTGCCGGGCGTCATGCTGGGTGCGTTCGTGGTGGCGTGGCTGCCAGAGCGCTTCCGCGGCCTGCAGGAATACCGCATGCTGATCTTCGGCGCGGTGCTCGTGGCGCTGATGATCTTCCGGCCTGAGGGGTTGCTGCCGTCGCGTCAACGCAAGGCGGAGCTGAAAGAGGGAACAGGCGGGATGGGATCGCTCGGTGCCGATGTGCCCGGGCCGGAGTCGCGTGGTGAGGAGGTGGCCTCCAAGTGAGCGCCGAGGTGAGCGCAGGGGCCGGCCAGGAGCGCAGTGCCCGCTCGCTGCTGGAGCTGCAGGGGGTCGTGATGCGCTTCGGCGGCGTCACGGCGCTGAAGGATGTCAGCTTCACCATCAACGAGGGGGAGATCTTCGCTCTCATCGGCCCGAACGGCGCCGGCAAGACCACGATCTTCAACGTGATCACCGGTGTCTACCAGCCGACGGAGGGGCAGGTCCGCTTCGAAGGCGAGAAGATCAGCGGCGTCAAACGCTTCAAGATCACCAAGCGGGGAATCGCCCGTACGTTCCAGAACATCCGGCTGTTCCACAACATGACGGCTATCGAGAACGTCATGGTGGGCGCGGACGCGCATCACCGCTCGGGCATGGTCAGCGTGGCGCTGGGGCTTCCCTGGCACCGCAAGGCCGAGCGTGAGGGCCGCGCGCTGGCGATGGAGCTGCTCGACTTCGTCGGCATCTCCCACCGCGCCGACGATCACGCGAAGAACCTGCCCTACGGTGACCAGCGCCGGCTGGAGATCGCCCGCGCGCTGGCGACCCAGCCGAAGCTGCTGCTGCTGGACGAGCCGGCCGCCGGTATGAACCCGGCGGAGAAGGTGGCGCTGCAGCAGTTGATCAGGGACATCCGGGACGCCGGCCGGACGATTCTGATCATCGAGCACGACATGAGCCTCATCATGGGCATCAGCGACCGCATCGCGGTGCTGGACTTCGGCCAGAAGATCGCCGACGGTCTGCCGGACGAGGTGCGGAACGACCCCCGGGTCGTCGAGGCGTATTTGGGGGCTCCCGCAGATGCTTCTTGAGATCAAGGACATCCATGTCCACTACGGCAAGATCGCGGCGCTCAAGGGCATCTCGGTCGAGGTGAACGAGGGCGAGATCGTCACGCTCATCGGAGCGAACGGGGCGGGCAAGACCACGACCCTGAAGACGATCTCGGGCCTGCGCGGTCTGTCGTCGGGCACCATCACCTTCGACGGCAAGGACATCAGCAAGCTGCCCGGCCACAAGCGGGTCATGGCGGGCCTGGGACAGGCGCCCGAGGGCCGGGGCGTCTTCCCCGGCATGACGGTGTACGACAACCTGCTCATGGGCGCCTACACGCGCTCCGGGGACTTCGGCGACGACCTGGCAGAGGTCTTCGAGCTGTTCCCGCGCCTGGCCGAGCGCAAGACGCAGATGGGCGGCACGATGTCGGGCGGCGAGCAGCAGATGCTGGCCATCGGCCGGGCGCTGATGGCCAAGCCGAAGGTCCTGCTGCTGGACGAGCCGTCGATGGGCCTGGCGCCGCTGATGGTGCAGCAGATCTTCTCCATCATCGAGGAGATCAATCGGCGGGGCACCACGGTGCTGCTGGTGGAGCAGAACGCCCAGCAGGCGCTGAAGCTCGCCCACCGGGCCTATGTGCTGGAGACCGGGAAGGTGGTCAAGAGCGCGCCCGCCGCGGATCTGCTCGACGACCCCGACGTGCAGGCCGCCTATCTCGGCGGCGGTCTCGGTCACGACGCGCCGCCGGAGCGGGACGGGGCGGAGAGCCGCGACGTGCCGGGCGAGCAGGCGTGAGCCGTAGCGAGTGACGTCGCCGGGTCCGTCCCGCGCATCCGCGCGGGACGGGCCCGCCGGCGTCAGGTCAGGGGGACCTCGACGCCGTCGGTGCTTCCGCGGATGCCGAGTGACGGTTCGCCGAACAGCCGGACGGCGGCGACCTTGGCCTTCTTGGGGATGTCGAACCACAGGTCCATCTCGATCCTGACCCCGGCGCCGAGAGGGAGCGTGTCGGGCTGGCGTTTGATGGCCTGCGCGAACCTGTCGATGCTGTAGGCCGCGCCGTCGGCGGTGATGAGCTTCTGCCGCTTGGCGTCGAACCTGGAGTTGGCGCGGGCGGGGTTCTCCACGACGATGCGCACGACCACGTACTGGCCTTTGGCCGGCCATTCGGCGTGGGAGCCGAACAGGATGCCCAGGCCCGTCTGCAGGCCGATCACCTGGAAGCGGCCGTCGCTGTCGGTCACGGGTGCGGCGTTGATCGGACGCTCGCCGGGGCGGACCGGGCGCGGGGCCAGCTCGTAGGTGGCGGTGGGGGTGGCCGAGGGAGCGGCGGATCGCGGCTGGCCGGTCCCGGTGCAGCCGACGAGGAGCACGCCGGACAGGGCGGCCCCGGTGAACCGTATCAGGGAGGTTCGCACATCGGGCAACGTAACCGAGTCGGGCCGCCGCTTTCAATGAGCCGGTGACAGTCGATGGCGGCGCGCCGGACGCGATGGGCGGGGCCGGCGCGGGGCGGCGTCCGCGGCCGTCCGGCGGTGTCGCCGGTGGCCGTCAGGCCGTACTTCGACCCCAAAAGGGAATGTTAGTCAGATTTGTCGGATTTTGAGAGAATTGACGGGAAGTCATCCCGAGTCCGTGTCACGGATGCGAGGGAGCCGTCCCGGCGGCCGGCCCGCGGTGCGCCCGGCCTGCGAGGTGAAACCTACCTGAAGTGCAGATATAGGCTATTTTCATGTTCCAGGACTCGACCCCAACCGGTTCGGGTCCGCGACGGTCGGCTCAAAGGGGAGTCGTTGACCGTTCGATGAACGGGCGCGTCAAGATCTATGCCTGGAACAGGGTATTGATCAGACGACTCCGCACGTGGTTGTTGTCCGAATTGTGTCGTATCGGTGATCTGCATGGCCATGCAGGTGGGGCAGCATCACCAGCACTGAGGTAGCTGTTCGAGATGCGACATTGACCGTAAGGAGGCCTTCGTGGGCCTGAGTTTTGTTTCCCGTCGCGCGCTCGCAGTGGGCGCGATGGTCGTCGCCGGCGCGCTCGGCCTGTCCGCATGCGGCGGTGGTGAGACCACCGGTGCGAACACGGGTGACGGTGCCTCGTCGAACGCCCCCGCGGCCGCGGGTGGTCCCAAGCTGGTCTCCCCCGGCAAGCTGACCACCTGCACCAACCTTCCGTACGAGCCCTTCCAGTTCAAGGAGGGCGACAAGGTCGTCGGCTTCGACGTCGACATCGTCGACCTGGCGGCCAAGAAGCTCGGCCTGACGCAGGAGATCGTCGACATCGACTTCGCCGTCATCAAGAGCGGCGCGGCGATGGCCGCGGGCAAGTGCGACGTGGCCGCCGCGGGCATGACCATCACGCCGGAGCGCCAGGCGAACATCGACTTCTCCGTGCCCTACTTCGACGCCACGCAGGCGCTGCTGGCCAAGAAGGGCGCCGGCGTCAAGACGCTGGAGGAGATCAAGGCCAAGAACCTCAAGCTCGGGGCCCAGGCCTCGACCACCGGCCTCGACTATGTCAAGAAGCAGGGGCTCAACCCCAAGGAGTTCGCCGACTCTCCCAAGGAGCTCCTGGGCCTGCAGTCCGGCCAGGTCGACGTGATCGTCCAGGACCTGCCCGTCGTCCTGACCTGGCTCAAGAAGCCGGAGATCGCCGACAAGTTCGAGCTGGTCGGCAGCCTGGACACCGGCGAGCAGTACGGCGTCGGCCTGAAGAAGGGCGCCGACCCGGTCCTGCTCAAGGCCATCAACGACGCGATCACCACCGCCAAGTCGGACGGCACTTACGATCAGATCTTCGTGAAGTGGTTCGGCAAGAAGCCCGGCGAGCTCGGCTGATCCATGACCGACCAGTCGACGAAGACCGAGCCCGGTCCTGACGGGGGCATCCCTGTCAGGACCGGGCTCAGCCCCCGCAAGAAACAGCAGATCAGCAGGGCTGTCCAGTACGTCGTGCTGGCGGCCGCGGTCGTCTTCCTCCTCCTGCGCATCGAGTGGGGCAAGCTCGCCGAGAACTTCGCCAAGCCCGAGGTCGCGGCCGAGACGCTGCCGGACCTGTTCACGGTCGCCCTGAAGAACACGATCATCTACTCGGTCGGCGGTTTCTTCTTCGCCTTCCTGCTCGGCCTGCTGTTCGCGCTGATGCGGATGTCCTCGGTACGGCCGTACCGGTGGATCGCGATCGCCTACATCGAGATCTTCCGTGGCCTGCCCGCCCTGCTGATCTTCCTGCTCATCCTGTTCCTGCCGCTGGCCCTGCCGGGCTTCGAGGTGCCCGGCGGCACCTACGGCCAGGGCATCCTGGGCCTGACCATCGTCGGCTCGGCCTACATGGCCGAGACGCTGCGCGCCGGACTCCAGGCGGTCCCCAAGGGGCAGATGGAGGCGGCGCGCTCGCTGGGCATGTCGCACGCGCGGGCCATGACGACCATCGTCATCCCGCAGGCGGTGCGCATCGTGATCCCGCCGACGACCAACCAGTTCGTGTCCCTGCTCAAGGACTCCTCGCTGGTGCTGTTCCTCGGCGTCTCCGGTGAGTACGTCGAGCTCACGAAGTTCGGCAACGACATGGCCTCGACCTTCGCCAACGCCACGCCGATCCTGGTGGTCGGCGTGACGTATCTTCTGGTCACCATTCCGCTGGGCTACCTCGCGTCCCGGCTGGAGAAGCGTCAGGCGAGGGGACGGTGACTCCGGTGAACCACGCGGTCGAGATCCGTGACCTGCACAAGCACTTCGGCAAGCTCGAGGTGCTCAAGGGGATCGACTTCGCCGTCGACCCCGGCCAGGTGGTCTGCGTCATCGGCCCCTCGGGGTCGGGCAAGTCCACGCTGCTGCGCTGCGTGAACCTGCTGGAGCAGCCCACGTCCGGAAGGGTGGTCCTGGAGGGCATCGAGCTGACCGACCGCGACGTCGACATCGACGCCGCCCGCCGCCGGGTCGGCATGGTCTTCCAGCAGTTCAACCTGTTCCCCCACATGACTGCGCTGCAGAACGTCATGGTCGCCCAGCGGCGGGTGCTCAAGCGGGGCAGGGCGGAGGCCGAGAGGGTCGCCAGGGAGAACCTGGAGAAGGTCGGCATCGCCGACAAGTGCGACGCCTACCCGCTCCAGCTGTCCGGCGGCCAGCAGCAGCGCGTGGCCATCGCCAGGGCACTGGCGATGAACCCGGCGCTGATGCTCTTCGACGAGCCCACCTCGGCGCTCGACCCGGAGCTGGTCGGCGACGTGCTCACGGTCATGCGCAAGCTGGCCGAGGAGGGGATGACCATGCTCGTGGTGACCCACGAGATGGCCTTCGCCCGGGACGTGGCCGACCGGGTGGTGTTCATGGACGGCGGCGTGATCGTCGAGGACGGCCCGGCCGCCCAGGTGATCGGCGAGCCGCAGCACGAGCGCACCAAGTCCTTCCTGCGCCGCGTGCTCGACCCGACGCACACCGACGTCTAGAGGTCGATCCGGCACGGCCCGCGCCCGCGTGGTGCGGGCCGTGCCGTGCCTGCCGGGCCGTACGAGCCCGGGGGAGACCTTTGGCACCGTACGGGGCTTCCCCGACCCCACACGTTTTCTACTCGGTCCCCCCACGGGCATCGTTGTCACCCACGGTAGCGACTCGTGTGGCAAGAGTGCAAAAAGGGGAGGTCCTGATACGGGCGAATACTCGTGGGGTCAGATGTCACGCAACATGCAGGTGAGGCGTGAGGTGCACACCCGCCGGCCCTGCTCGTCGGTGATCGCGATGTCGTAGGTGGCGAGCGTCCGCCCCCCGTGGATCAGGGTCGCCACGCCGATGACGTGCCCGGACGTGGCCGAGCGGTGGTGGGTGGCGTTGATCTCGACCCCGACGGCGATGCGTCCGGGGCCCGCGTGCAGGGCCGCCCCGGTCGAGCCGAGGGTCTCGGCGAGCACGCACGAGGCGCCGCCGTGCAGCAGGCCGTACGGCTGGATGTTGCCCTCGACCGGCATCCGGCCCACCACCCGCGCGGGGGTGGCCTCGGTGATCTCGATCCCCATCCGCTGGACGAGCGTGTCCCTGTGGGAGACGCCGAGTTGCTCCTCCGTGCGGCGCGCCACTTCGTCGGGGTCTGTCATGGTCAAGGGGATGTCTCCTGTCGTGCGGGACCAGGTTTTCTGTCGCACCAGGAGACTAGGCTTCCGTTGTGCCGAAGAGCGAAGCGACCCCCACTCGTCCGTGTCTCCTGCTGCTGGACGGGCATTCATTGGCCTACCGGGCCTTCTATGCCCTGCCCGAGGAGAATTTCTCCACGACGACGGGTCAGACGACAAACGCGGTGTTCGGGTTCACGTCGATGCTGGTCAACGTGCTCCGCGACGAGCAGCCCACGCATGTGGCGGTCTGCTTCGACCGGTCGGAACCGACGTTCCGGCACGAGGAGTACGCCGACTACAAGGCGAACCGGAGCGCCAGCCCCGACAGTTTCCGCAGCCAGATGAGCCTGATATACGAGATGCTCGACGCGCTGCGCGTCCCGCACCTGTCGCTGGCGGGCTACGAGGCCGACGACCTGATCGCCACGCTCGCCACCCAGGCCGCCGGGCAGGACATGAACGTGCTGGTCGTCACCGGCGACCGTGACGCGCTCCAGCTGGTCGACGACCGCGTCACGGTGCTGATGACCCGGGTCGGGATCAGCAACATGACCAGGTTCACCCCCGAGGCGGTGCTGGAGAAGTACGAGCTCACCCCGGCCCAGTACCCCGACTTCGCGGCCATCCGCGGCGACTCCAGCGACAACCTGAAGAACATCCCCGGCGTGGGGGAGAAGACCGCGGCCAAGTGGATCCGCGAGTTCGGCTCCCTGGAGGAGCTGGTCAACCGGATCGACGAGGTCAAGGGCAAGGTCGGCGACAAGCTCCGCGACCACCTCGACCAGGTGCTGATGAACCGCCGTCTCACCCAGCTCATGCGCGACGTCCCGCTGGAGCGCGAGGTCTCCGCCCTGACGATCGGCCAGGGGGACCGCGAGGAGATCAACAAGATCCTCGACACGCTGGAGTTCCGGGGGGAGCTCCGCGACCGGCTGTTCAAGACGCTCGCCTCCGCCGAGCCCGAGGTCGAGGAGGGCTTCGAGGTCGAGGCCGTCAGGCTCGGCCCCGGCGAGGTGGCCGGATGGCTGCGGGCGCTGCCCGAGGGCAGGGCCGGGCTGGCCTTCAAGGGCGCCTACGGCAGCGGCACCGGCCGGATCGACAGCATCGCCGTCGCCGCGCCCGACGGCGCGGGCGGCGGGCATGGCGCCGCGTTCATCGACCCCACCACGCTGACCGAGGCCGACGAGACGGCCCTGCGCGCCTGGCTCGGCGACGAGTCCAGGCCCAAGGCCGTGCACGACGCCAAGGGGCCGATGCTGGCGCTGTGGGCGCAGGGGATGGAGCTGCGCGGCCTGACCTGCGACACGGCGCTGGCGGCCTACCTGGCGATGCCGGGGCAGCGGACGTTCCTGCTGGAGGACCTCGTGCGGGCCTACCTCCAGCGCGAGCTGCGCGGCGAGGCCGAGACCGGCGGCCAGGCCAGCCTCTTCGACGACGAGGACGACGACACGGCCCGGGAGCTGGGCCTGCGGGCACTGGCGGTCAGGGAGCTCGCCGACGCGCTGGAGGCGTTCCTGGAGCCGCGTGGCGGCACCCACCTGATGCGCGAGGTGGAGCTGCCGCTGGTGACCGTCCTCGCCGAGCTGGAGCGGGCCGGGATCGCCGCCGACGGCGACTACTTCAGCGGCCTGGAGGCCGAGTTCGGCGCCGCGGTGAAGCAGGCCGTCGAGGCGGCGCACGCGGCCGTCGGCGAGCAGTTCAACCTGGGCTCGCCCAAGCAGCTCCAGGAGATCCTGTTCGTCAGGCTCAACCTGCCCAAGACGAAGAAGACCAAGACGGGCTACACCACCGACGCCGACGCGCTGGCCTGGCTGGCGGCCCAGACCGAGCACGAGCTGCCGACGATCATGCTC comes from Streptosporangium roseum DSM 43021 and encodes:
- a CDS encoding branched-chain amino acid ABC transporter substrate-binding protein, with the protein product MLAAGVALTLGLAACGDGGTEAKPADGGSSAAASGTVKIGFMGDLTGPNAGIVIPPRNGAKLVIDEYNKTNPAVKVELVEYDSQGDPSKAVALAQQAIKTDKVASMIGPAFSGESAQVGPVLEEAAIPSITASATNTKLAENGWKFWHRILPNDSVQGPGIADFIAGAAAAKNVFVIDDKSEYGKPLADAVRTQLTSKGAKVTDDSLDPAESDFSSVVNKVAAAKPDAIFFGGYYAAAGNLLKQLRDKGVKDAKFFSGDGSLDRGLIDGAGAPNAEGALVGCPCYIATPDVTDAKVKGFADAYKAAFSADPSIYAAEGYDAATVFIEAIKAGNTTPDKINTFIGTVDLAGVSKQVKFGPNGEVEAKDIYMYQVKDGAITLLGKAAEAKLG
- a CDS encoding branched-chain amino acid ABC transporter permease translates to MLNDFVNQFWPATIDGLAFGSIYALIALGYTMVYGVLRLINFAHSEVFMIGTFGAMFVPFVLGINSALTGLALVGVIIAMILAGMLASAGTAIALEQIAYRPLRKRGASRLAALISAIGASIFLQELFALLVIPEVFNRPQQGRIQMGLPRLMERTELFSIFGHSVRVDQVLVIVAAIGMMIALDALVNRTKIGRGIRATAQNPEAAVLMGVDINKIVRMTFLIGGGMAGVAGALYLISYENTNYYIGFLFGIKAFTAAVLGGIGNLRGALVGGVVLGLVENYGAIFFGSDWKHVISFTILVLVLMFRPTGILGESLQQARA
- a CDS encoding branched-chain amino acid ABC transporter permease produces the protein MNQKNSLAGIRHRLGQYGDTMHVRWLNTPGWQRWILYVALIVGALLLPSESIGGFMSPYTDWASILFFPIGTYVILAIGLNVVVGQAGLLDLGFVAFYAVGGYAMALIGTRLGWNFWLILVVGIGICALSGITLGGPTLRLRGDYLAIVTLGFGEIIRITARNTDAIGGPNGIRGIPHPPSIDELTIFGVDVYELLGVKIFKYGVLDPRPYYYLLVALAVVAIILVKRWEKSRVGRAWAAIREDEDAAEVMGVPTFRFKMLAFAIGASIGGAMGVLWASKVISLNPNDFQFLLSATILAAVVMGGAGNLPGVMLGAFVVAWLPERFRGLQEYRMLIFGAVLVALMIFRPEGLLPSRQRKAELKEGTGGMGSLGADVPGPESRGEEVASK
- a CDS encoding ABC transporter ATP-binding protein, with amino-acid sequence MSAEVSAGAGQERSARSLLELQGVVMRFGGVTALKDVSFTINEGEIFALIGPNGAGKTTIFNVITGVYQPTEGQVRFEGEKISGVKRFKITKRGIARTFQNIRLFHNMTAIENVMVGADAHHRSGMVSVALGLPWHRKAEREGRALAMELLDFVGISHRADDHAKNLPYGDQRRLEIARALATQPKLLLLDEPAAGMNPAEKVALQQLIRDIRDAGRTILIIEHDMSLIMGISDRIAVLDFGQKIADGLPDEVRNDPRVVEAYLGAPADAS
- a CDS encoding ABC transporter ATP-binding protein — translated: MLLEIKDIHVHYGKIAALKGISVEVNEGEIVTLIGANGAGKTTTLKTISGLRGLSSGTITFDGKDISKLPGHKRVMAGLGQAPEGRGVFPGMTVYDNLLMGAYTRSGDFGDDLAEVFELFPRLAERKTQMGGTMSGGEQQMLAIGRALMAKPKVLLLDEPSMGLAPLMVQQIFSIIEEINRRGTTVLLVEQNAQQALKLAHRAYVLETGKVVKSAPAADLLDDPDVQAAYLGGGLGHDAPPERDGAESRDVPGEQA
- a CDS encoding DUF4352 domain-containing protein, which translates into the protein MRTSLIRFTGAALSGVLLVGCTGTGQPRSAAPSATPTATYELAPRPVRPGERPINAAPVTDSDGRFQVIGLQTGLGILFGSHAEWPAKGQYVVVRIVVENPARANSRFDAKRQKLITADGAAYSIDRFAQAIKRQPDTLPLGAGVRIEMDLWFDIPKKAKVAAVRLFGEPSLGIRGSTDGVEVPLT
- a CDS encoding ABC transporter substrate-binding protein, translating into MGLSFVSRRALAVGAMVVAGALGLSACGGGETTGANTGDGASSNAPAAAGGPKLVSPGKLTTCTNLPYEPFQFKEGDKVVGFDVDIVDLAAKKLGLTQEIVDIDFAVIKSGAAMAAGKCDVAAAGMTITPERQANIDFSVPYFDATQALLAKKGAGVKTLEEIKAKNLKLGAQASTTGLDYVKKQGLNPKEFADSPKELLGLQSGQVDVIVQDLPVVLTWLKKPEIADKFELVGSLDTGEQYGVGLKKGADPVLLKAINDAITTAKSDGTYDQIFVKWFGKKPGELG
- a CDS encoding amino acid ABC transporter permease, whose translation is MTDQSTKTEPGPDGGIPVRTGLSPRKKQQISRAVQYVVLAAAVVFLLLRIEWGKLAENFAKPEVAAETLPDLFTVALKNTIIYSVGGFFFAFLLGLLFALMRMSSVRPYRWIAIAYIEIFRGLPALLIFLLILFLPLALPGFEVPGGTYGQGILGLTIVGSAYMAETLRAGLQAVPKGQMEAARSLGMSHARAMTTIVIPQAVRIVIPPTTNQFVSLLKDSSLVLFLGVSGEYVELTKFGNDMASTFANATPILVVGVTYLLVTIPLGYLASRLEKRQARGR
- a CDS encoding amino acid ABC transporter ATP-binding protein is translated as MTPVNHAVEIRDLHKHFGKLEVLKGIDFAVDPGQVVCVIGPSGSGKSTLLRCVNLLEQPTSGRVVLEGIELTDRDVDIDAARRRVGMVFQQFNLFPHMTALQNVMVAQRRVLKRGRAEAERVARENLEKVGIADKCDAYPLQLSGGQQQRVAIARALAMNPALMLFDEPTSALDPELVGDVLTVMRKLAEEGMTMLVVTHEMAFARDVADRVVFMDGGVIVEDGPAAQVIGEPQHERTKSFLRRVLDPTHTDV
- a CDS encoding hotdog fold thioesterase, whose protein sequence is MTDPDEVARRTEEQLGVSHRDTLVQRMGIEITEATPARVVGRMPVEGNIQPYGLLHGGASCVLAETLGSTGAALHAGPGRIAVGVEINATHHRSATSGHVIGVATLIHGGRTLATYDIAITDEQGRRVCTSRLTCMLRDI